From Paenibacillus sp. GP183, one genomic window encodes:
- a CDS encoding MGMT family protein, whose amino-acid sequence MTLFTEKVISIIRSIPESKVMTYGQIAKHAGSPRGARQVVRILHAMSKKYKLPWHRVVNIRGEISIADDESYELQLFLLRAEGVDIKQDRFINLGQYQHHPE is encoded by the coding sequence ATGACTTTGTTCACCGAAAAAGTAATTTCAATAATACGCTCCATACCAGAAAGTAAAGTAATGACCTATGGGCAAATTGCCAAACATGCCGGGAGCCCAAGAGGAGCAAGGCAGGTCGTACGAATTTTGCATGCGATGAGCAAAAAGTATAAGCTTCCCTGGCATCGGGTGGTTAATATAAGGGGAGAAATAAGCATCGCAGATGATGAATCGTATGAGTTGCAACTATTTTTGCTGCGGGCTGAGGGTGTGGATATCAAGCAGGATCGCTTTATTAATCTTGGACAATATCAGCACCATCCTGAATAG
- a CDS encoding DinB family protein has translation MSSQVVLHTAQLVRLTLISRVEEISEDLFDVQPSPFNNTIRWNIGHIIATLDRIVFNRVFQTSMLPAGFSDYYKNGTKPSDWANIPHSKDELLGLLKQQFSDLTEKCTDKLDEPLPEPVQIRVHTFSTVAELIGYAFVHETVHSTTIANYNKLVSVQ, from the coding sequence ATGAGTTCTCAAGTTGTCTTACATACTGCCCAACTCGTTCGTTTAACGCTGATTAGCAGAGTTGAAGAGATCAGTGAAGATTTGTTTGATGTACAACCGTCACCGTTCAACAACACCATAAGATGGAACATTGGCCATATCATTGCTACCCTAGATAGAATTGTTTTTAATCGGGTCTTCCAAACTAGCATGCTTCCAGCCGGATTCTCTGATTATTACAAGAACGGAACCAAACCTTCCGACTGGGCAAACATTCCACACTCCAAGGATGAATTGCTTGGATTACTTAAACAACAATTCTCCGATTTGACTGAGAAATGCACTGATAAATTAGATGAACCCTTGCCTGAACCAGTTCAAATTCGTGTTCACACCTTCTCAACCGTTGCTGAGTTAATCGGATATGCATTCGTTCATGAAACCGTTCATTCCACTACTATTGCTAACTATAATAAACTCGTAAGCGTCCAATAG